The window tttagaaagaaaaaaaaagaaagtataACTGCCATTGAAAACTCCATCACTTCATCTCTCCCACTCCTCTCCCTTCGTCATCGCCGGCATCGACACGCCGACGCCGATCCAGAATGCCGACGACTTCTTCCCCGGCGGCGTACGCCATAGCCATTCTCCTCTGTCTTCTACTCTCTCCGGCGACGGCCGAGATTAAAAATGTAAAGATTACCGCCGACGCCCGCCCCATGATTCTCCTCGAAAAGTTCGGATTCACTCATTCCGGTCACGTCACTATCGCCGTTTCATCCGTCTCTATCACCTCATCACTTTCCCGTCCAGATCCCTCACATCTTGGATTCTTCCTCTTATCAGAAGATTCACTGATCCAAGTTATAATCGAGCTACAACAAACCCCTAATTTCTGCGTCCTTGAATCTAAATACATAAATCTCCTCTTCACCTTCCGAGATCTATCTCCTCCTCCGCATTCAAGTTTCAACAATTCGTATCCTGTTACATCTCCAAATGAATACAATCTCTTCTTCGCTAATTGCGCTCCAGAGAGTCAAGCCACCATGGAAGTCCGCACAGATGTATATAACCTCGACGATGGCGGCGTTAGGGATTACCTTTCCGCCGGTCTCACACAGCTTCCCACACTATTCTCTGTTTTCTCACTAACCTATTTCATATTCCTCGGAATCTGGATCTACATTTGCTTAACCAACAAACGATCTGTTCACCGGATCCATCTACTAATGGCGCTTCTGGTACTAATCAAAGCTCTGAATCTAATGTTCGCAGCTGAGGACAAACATTACGTCAAGGTTACAGGAACACCCCATGGATGGGACATCCTGTTCTACATTTTCCAGTTTATTAGGGTTGTATTGCTCTTTACAGTAATTGTCTTGATTGGAACTGGTTGGTCATTCTTAAAGCCCTTCTTACAAGAAAGAGAGAAGAAGGTGTTGATGATTGTGATCCCTTTACAGGTATTAGCTAACCTTGCTTCAGTTGTGATTGGTGAAACTGGACCTTTCATTAAGGATTGGGTAACATGGAATCAGATCTTCTTGTTGGTTGATATCATATGTTGTTGTGCAATTATATTCCCAATTGTATGGTCGATTAGGTCATTGAGGGAGACATCAAAGACAGATGGGAAGGCTGCTAGAAACTTGGCAAAACTTACCCTTTTCAGGCAATTCTATATAGTAGTAATTGGATATCTTTATTTT is drawn from Impatiens glandulifera chromosome 3, dImpGla2.1, whole genome shotgun sequence and contains these coding sequences:
- the LOC124931712 gene encoding protein CANDIDATE G-PROTEIN COUPLED RECEPTOR 7-like — protein: MPTTSSPAAYAIAILLCLLLSPATAEIKNVKITADARPMILLEKFGFTHSGHVTIAVSSVSITSSLSRPDPSHLGFFLLSEDSLIQVIIELQQTPNFCVLESKYINLLFTFRDLSPPPHSSFNNSYPVTSPNEYNLFFANCAPESQATMEVRTDVYNLDDGGVRDYLSAGLTQLPTLFSVFSLTYFIFLGIWIYICLTNKRSVHRIHLLMALLVLIKALNLMFAAEDKHYVKVTGTPHGWDILFYIFQFIRVVLLFTVIVLIGTGWSFLKPFLQEREKKVLMIVIPLQVLANLASVVIGETGPFIKDWVTWNQIFLLVDIICCCAIIFPIVWSIRSLRETSKTDGKAARNLAKLTLFRQFYIVVIGYLYFTRIVVFALRTIAAYKYQWVSSAAEEIASLAFYTIMFYMFSPVDKNEYFVLDEEEEQEAEMALRDEEFEL